A genomic segment from Parus major isolate Abel chromosome 21, Parus_major1.1, whole genome shotgun sequence encodes:
- the LOC107213496 gene encoding transcription factor HES-5-like isoform X2 — translation MAPSNALIIHMEEKLLPREKNKLRKPVVEKMRRDRINSSIEQLKLLLEKEFQRHQPNSKLEKADILEVAVSYLKQQSQLQDQKTFIHKNPEQDFNSGYLRCLKEAMHFLSYYEPKKETQVQLIKHFCKAQLGADAWYSPSLCGSLLSPCMFPRKQPAQKSMAAAPPIWRPW, via the exons ATGGCTCCCAGCAATGCTCTCATCATCCACATGGAGGAGAAGCTACTGCCaagggaaaagaataaa CTGAGGAAGCCGGTAGTGGAGAAAATGCGCCGGGACCGGATTAACAGCAGCATTGAGCAGCTGAAACTGCTCCTGGAGAAGGAGTTCCAGAGGCATCAGCCCAACTCCAAACTGGAAAAAGCTGACATCCTGGAAGTGGCTGTCAGCTACctgaagcagcagagccagctgcaggaCCAAAAAA catTCATCCACAAGAACCCAGAGCAGGACTTTAACAGCGGGTACCTGCGGTGCCTCAAGGAAGCAATGCACTTTCTGTCCTACTACGAGCCCAAAAAGGAGACCCAGGTCCAGCTCATCAAGCACTTCTGCAAGGCTCAGCTGGGTGCAGATGCCTGGTACTCTCCATCTCTGTGTGGCTCCCTGCTGTCTCCCTGCATGTTTCCCAGAAAACAGCCTGCCCAGAAGAGCATGGCTGCTGCTCCACCTATCTGGAGACCCTGGTAG
- the LOC107213600 gene encoding transcription factor HES-5: MAPSTAFLEPDNLLTPKEKNKLRKPVVEKMRRDRINSSIEQLKLLLEKEFQRHQPNSKLEKADILEMTVSYLKQQSQLQMKTAGSFHKSSQFDFREGYSRCLQEAFYFLSLHKVRTETQTKLLSHFQKSQPAAPEVSLSRGNAGAPKQVSSKDSSPLWRPW; the protein is encoded by the exons ATGGCTCCCAGCACCGCTTTCTTGGAGCCAGACAACCTGCTGAcaccaaaggagaaaaacaaa CTGAGGAAGCCGGTGGTGGAGAAAATGCGCCGGGACCGGATTAACAGCAGCATTGAGCAGCTGAAACTGCTCCTGGAGAAGGAGTTCCAGAGGCATCAGCCCAACTCCAAGCTGGAGAAAGCTGACATCCTGGAGATGACTGTCAGCTACctgaagcagcagagccagctgcagaTGAAGA CTGCAGGATCCTTCCATAAAAGCTCCCAGTTTGACTTCAGAGAGGGCTATTCCAGGTGTTTGCAAGAAGCTTTCTATTTCCTATCTCTCCACAAAGTCCGAACTGAAACACAGACGAAACTTTTAAGTCACTTCCAGAAGAGCcagccagctgctccagaggtcTCCTTGTCCCGTGGGAATGCTGGTGCCCCGAAACAAGTGTCTTCAAAGGACAGCAGCCCTCTCTGGAGGCCCTGGTAG
- the LOC107213496 gene encoding transcription factor HES-5-like isoform X1, whose protein sequence is MGGQYHIALLPKKTIYEHGCIRASEGKLSQVSQNPCLLCLSQLRKPVVEKMRRDRINSSIEQLKLLLEKEFQRHQPNSKLEKADILEVAVSYLKQQSQLQDQKTFIHKNPEQDFNSGYLRCLKEAMHFLSYYEPKKETQVQLIKHFCKAQLGADAWYSPSLCGSLLSPCMFPRKQPAQKSMAAAPPIWRPW, encoded by the exons ATGGGTGGGCAGTATCACATAGCTcttctgccaaaaaaaaccaTCTATGAACATGGGTGTATCAGGGCATCAGAGGGGAAATTGAGTCAGGTCTCACAAAATCCCTGTCTGCTCTGTCTCTCACAGCTGAGGAAGCCGGTAGTGGAGAAAATGCGCCGGGACCGGATTAACAGCAGCATTGAGCAGCTGAAACTGCTCCTGGAGAAGGAGTTCCAGAGGCATCAGCCCAACTCCAAACTGGAAAAAGCTGACATCCTGGAAGTGGCTGTCAGCTACctgaagcagcagagccagctgcaggaCCAAAAAA catTCATCCACAAGAACCCAGAGCAGGACTTTAACAGCGGGTACCTGCGGTGCCTCAAGGAAGCAATGCACTTTCTGTCCTACTACGAGCCCAAAAAGGAGACCCAGGTCCAGCTCATCAAGCACTTCTGCAAGGCTCAGCTGGGTGCAGATGCCTGGTACTCTCCATCTCTGTGTGGCTCCCTGCTGTCTCCCTGCATGTTTCCCAGAAAACAGCCTGCCCAGAAGAGCATGGCTGCTGCTCCACCTATCTGGAGACCCTGGTAG